Proteins from a single region of Echeneis naucrates chromosome 2, fEcheNa1.1, whole genome shotgun sequence:
- the nhsl1a gene encoding NHS-like protein 1 isoform X1, with amino-acid sequence MLCLKAGDKDSRWSVHYTTQKPQQHLVFIPGKRRSGSADDLQACNGLTQHGYGGHASSHLHQSNSAFPLSSSGLDQSGGSARRGWKDKSRKMSSASSEEDERLILNNTRPLTPLVLNPVQLTSCWDVFTPAYEPTVDVEMDGTPRLPTPEERMRQQAEAVPADIVPINITGESFDRQASFRKTFCNNDSLSRRPRKLSRRKTVTGIPGDVNRKLDSPQSSPVLPGQFSTVGRPAPLPPSCSSTPRHNGQGEVEEKELRETRREGRRIRAPKGEGISSLMASLTTSSEHRPRLATNSSLESESSSNGAPYRTLSASSSCSQDPPGFPSDLQPLLPFDPTARVVPQSPTSSSSSFPPSPVTPSIPISPRQWSYPSNKRLNEDPPSHYLSTSSMADSESQFSYQPLEEQTSSQQDTQCSYGGDGWSCQALSPSCSVTQETGSVCGDGWSCDHLLSSGRSSPALPDNLSLCSEKTASSPSLNRDKRKSSTSSSCSRSISLRKSKRPPPPPLRSDSLRRPPGRSKSTRSSCSPHPEHSAVLEQAHQQTQTFHDPWVPRGDTRRHQSGLNCGTVTTFEPINLDCQVAASADPPPSSDLHQRPTHPPDSPPGSPGSEEEVLRFTLPPQPASPSVAGLQRLASPSSGYSSQSNTPIPGTPVSSPLTPSSPLTANPEAFLLPPTSPMSSSHLPTFPPSPAVSISSLPWTRSRGEGRPKPLVPERKSSLFSSLSSSFSSTSSLSSCTSSDSSAKHHLPPPPPPPESCLSPPVFSSSICESPPFSPSFSKLSTAPPSPPSSLPPPPPPPPPLPPSSLFTSPPPPPSFRPPPPPYSYAVRQSLHHAVGSTVSSANFPPPELSPPSPPTDPTDLPPPPPLPPPPILAKSPNHCVGMTTPPSPLVTPQALQSVKLRPIRNQEELLNSIVVANATSVDATQSKAETQLADANQPREAANPVGPDVGPDVGPDVGPDVGPDVGPDVGPDVGPDGWTKTGSNPIQPGGKSNYNNLLNKRTINNKESAHTVPSSANQRSAGTQVTPEDVQSSDREITASNQVFRPDGAKKNYINTNIHPLLFQQDQVRETVLADAKLTEQKHGDIKDVCGGGWSYWSLSENKEDVETNSRTKQSPDALKPRSPMKPVLPQKPDICILALMGSPEAGQGPGGSKSRGHIPSPSSGLNSQSQISSDPSLTTAADITTPSPGSSPRREKPPILKKPDLSLTSPRRTKPALTSKDTAVQPEGPPGTCGASGASGIMESSALGTLHIYGTCGPQRIMGTTQSWSTNAAPYSITGTINTLEDWGPSGKWATSATSGLQGDKTFHRRMMRSSLAEEEEEDQKEKLEERRMKTMMMMMTATSKKKDKARKRRKRRPGRQLLLMSSTMAPSPSSSSSSSSSYSSSSGDERDILKDSERARLMKLNEETSDSDSSCTLIGQSRFSLSSALSTDSLRGELPLPDLLIQEAEDEEVTEEEEGRSPDADLFVTVSADQMLVSSRPRTTEDLFAVIHRSKRKMLGRRDSEDDRYRTSSSSPPVTSTNPHPAVRGQRSTQSEIFKALLLRKGSRSESSSRISAVERLRRVTSPTGNHGNQRATSLPCPPDHHQGKPISSPTSGCSQSSSAMLGLRQRDLSHNHLLSSSSSPFFFLSSSSMRPRSLTPPCSGSRRFAARCRLFAAPMTAIFEGGSEEEEEDDEVFVESPGNLPGPGAELSRRLVESS; translated from the exons ATGCTCTGCTtaaaag cagggGACAAGGACAGCAGGTGGTCTGTGCACTACACTACCCAGAAGCCCCAGCAGCATCTGGTCTTCATCCCTGGAAAAAGACGATCTGGCAGCGCTGATGACCTGcaag cGTGTAACGGGCTGACTCAGCATGGCTACGGTGGACACGCCAGCTCTCACCTCCACCAATCAAACTCCGCcttccctctgtcctcctctggcCTGGACCAATCAGGGGGCAGCGCACGCAGAGGGTGGAAGGACAAAAGCCGTAAGATG TCGTCAGCTTCTTCAGAAGAAGATGAGAGGCTCATCCTGAACAACACACGACCTCTGACCCCGCTGGTCCTGAACCCGGTCCAGCTCACCTCCTGCTGGGACGTCTTCACCCCTGCGTATGAGCCAACGGTGGACGTGGAGATGGACGGCACCCCCCGGCTTCCTACCCcagaggagaggatgaggcAGCAGGCGGAGGCAGTTCCTGCTGATATCGTCCCAATCAACATAACAG GTGAGAGTTTTGATCGTCAGGCCAGTTTTCGAAAAACATTTTGCAACAATGACTCCCTGTCCCGCCGCCCCCGAAAACTGAGTCGCCGCAAGACGGTTACCGGGATTCCTGGTGATGTCAACAGGAAGCTGG ACTCGCCTCAGTCCTCTCCAGTTCTGCCAGGGCAGTTCTCCACTGTTGGTCGACCCGCCCCGCTGCcgccctcctgctcctccacccCCCGACACAACGGACAGGGTgaagtggaggagaaggagctgaGAGAGACCAGGAGGGAGGGGCGGAGGATCCGAGCTCCAAAAGGGGAGGGGATTTCCAGCCTCATGGCCTCGCTGACCACCTCCTCTGAGCACCGCCCACGCCTGGCGACCAACTCCTCCCTGGAGTCTGAGTCCAGCTCTAATGGCGCTCCCTACAGGACGCTAAGcgcctcctcttcctgctcccaG GATCCACCGGGTTTCCCCAGTGACCTCCAGCCGCTGCTGCCCTTTGACCCCACAGCCAGAGTCGTCCCACAGTCTCctacctcctcctcttcttcttttcctccctctcctgtcaCCCCCTCCATCCCCATCTCCCCCAGGCAGTGGTCTTACCCCAGCAATAAGCGTCTCAATGAGGACCCCCCCTCCCACTACCTCTCCACGTCCTCCATGGCAGACTCAGAGTCTCAGTTCAGTTACCAGCCTCTGGAGGAGCAGACGTCCTCCCAGCAGGACACCCAGTGCTCCTACGGTGGGGACGGATGGAGCTGCCAGGCCCTCTCCCCCAGCTGCAGCGTCACCCAGGAGACGGGCAGTGTTTGTGGGGACGGTTGGAGCTGCgaccacctcctctcctccggACGCTCTTCTCCAGCTCTTCCTGACAACCTCTCCCTGTGTTCGGAGAAGACGGCGTCCTCTCCCTCATTAAACCGGGACAAAAGGAAGTCCagcacttcctcctcctgctcccgcAGCATCTCCCTCCGTAAGTCCAAGCGCCCGCCTCCACCGCCGCTCCGCTCTGACTCTCTGAGGCGCCCGCCGGGTCGCAGTAAATCCACCCGTTCCTCCTGCAGCCCTCATCCGGAACACAGTGCCGTCCTGGAGCAGGCCCACCAGCAGACCCAGACCTTCCATGACCCCTGGGTCCCCCGAGGTGACACCAGAAGACACCAGAGTGGGCTCAACTGTGGGACGGTCACGACCTTTGAACCAATAAACCTGGACTGCCAGGTGGCAGCCTCTGCTGACCCTCCTCCTTCCAGTGACCTCCACCAGAGGCCCACACACCCCCCTGACTCCCCCCCTGGATCTCCAGGCTCAGAGGAAGAGGTCCTGAGGTTCACTCTGCCCCCCCAGCCAGCCTCCCCCTCTGTGGCTGGGCTGCAGCGTCTCGCCTCCCCCTCCAGTGGATACTCCAGTCAGTCCAACACCCCCATTCCTGGCACTCCTGTGTCttcccccctcaccccctcctcccctctcaccGCAAACCCCGAAGCCTTCTTGCTCCCCCCAACCTCCCCCATGTCCTCGTCACACTTGCCTACCTTCCCGCCGTCCCCCGCCGTCTCcatttcctccctcccctgGACAAGGTCTCGGGGTGAAGGGAGGCCGAAGCCACTGGTGCCAGAGAGGAAGTCCTCGCTcttctcctccctgtcctcctcgttctcctccacttcctccctctcctcctgcaCTTCTTCAGACTCCTCTGCCAaacatcatcttcctcctcctcctcctcctccagaatCCTGTCTTTCCCCTCccgtcttctcctcctccatctgtgagtctcctcccttttctccttctttctccaAACTCTCTActgctcctccttctccaccttcatctcttcctcctcctcctccccctcctcctcctctcccaccttCCTCCCTCTTCACTTCCCCTCCACCTCCGCCATCTttccgccctcctcctcccccataCTCCTACGCTGTCAGACAGAGCCTCCATCATGCGGTGGGATCCACAGTGTCATCAGCCAACTTCCCTCCTCCAGAACTTTCCCCACCGTCTCCCCCCACCGACCCCACTgaccttcctcctccaccacctctgcctcctccaccaATCCTAGCTAAGTCTCCAAACCATTGCGTTGGTATGACCACGCCCCCCAGCCCCCTGGTCACCCCCCAAGCTTTGCAGAGTGTCAAGCTCCGCCCCATCAGGAACCAGGAAGAACTGCTCAATAGCATCGTGGTGGCTAATGCTACATCTGTTGATGCCACACAAAGCAAAGCTGAAACTCAACTGGCTGATGCTAACCAACCGAGGGAAGCCGCTAATCCTGTCGGCCCAGATGTCGGCCCAGATGTCGGCCCAGATGTCGGCCCAGATGTCGGCCCAGATGTCGGCCCAGATGTCGGCCCAGATGTCGGCCCAGATGGGTGGACCAAGACGGGATCTAATCCGATACAGCCTGGAGGAAAATCAAATTACAACAACCTGTTAAACAAGAGGACCATAAACAATAAAGAGTCAGCTCACACTGTTCccagctcagccaatcagagaagtGCTGGGACTCAGGTGACCCCTGAAGATGTCCAGTCCAGCGACAGAGAGATCACAGCGAGCAATCAAGTATTTCGTCCTGATGGTGCGAAGAAAAActacatcaacacaaacatccacCCTCTTCTCTTCCAGCAAGACCAGGTCAGAGAGACAGTGTTAGCGGATGCTAAGCTAACGGAGCAGAAACATGGAGACATCAAAGAtgtttgtggtggtggttggtcGTACTGGAGCctgtcagaaaacaaagaggacgtggagacaaacagcagaacCAAACAGAGTCCTGACGCCTTAAAGCCCAGAAGCCCGATGAAGCCAGTCCTGCCACAGAAGCCGGACATTTGCATCCTGGCCCTCATGGGATCTCCTGAGGCTGGACAAGGACCAGGCGGGTCGAAGAGCAGAGGACACATCCCATCACCCTCCTCTGGGCtcaacagccaatcacagatcTCCTCTGATCCCTCACTaacaacagctgctgacatCACCACGCCCTCACCTGGCTCCTCCCCTCGTAGGGAGAAACCACCAATTCTGAAGAAGCCAGATCTGTCCCTGACCTCGCCCAGAAGAACGAAACCGGCACTCACATCTAAAGATACAGCGGTGCAGCCTGAGGGCCCCCCAGGGACCTGTGGGGCCTCAGGAGCTTCAGGCATCATGGAGTCCAGCGCCTTAGGGACCCTTCACATCTACGGGACCTGTGGCCCCCAAAGAATTATGGGTACCACACAGTCCTGGAGCACTAACGCAGCGCCGTACAGCATCACTGGGACCATAAACACGTTGGAGGACTGGGGGCCCTCAGGAAAGTGGGCCACCTCAGCGACCTCTGGACTTCAAGGTGACAAGACGTTTCATAGGAGGATGATGAGGTCATCGCTggctgaagaagaagaggaagatcaGAAGGAGAAGCTGGAAGAGAGAAGGATGAAgaccatgatgatgatgatgacagctACCtcaaagaagaaagacaaagccagaaagaggaggaagaggaggccgGGGAGGCAACTGCTTCTGATGTCATCAACAATGGCGCCATCCCCCTCttcgtcgtcgtcgtcatcgtcatcataCTCCTCCTCGTCCGGAGATGAGCGAGACATTTTGAAAGACAGCGAGAGAGCGAGATTGATGAAACTGAATGAAGAGACCAGCGACTCTGACAGCTCCTGCACTCTGATTGGCCAGAGCAGGTTCTCCCTCAGCAGCGCACTGTCCACTGACAGCCTGCGGGGGGAGCTCCCGCTGCCCGACCTCCTCATACAGGAAGCAGAGGACGAGGAggtgacggaggaggaggagggacgatCTCCAGACG CTGATCTGTTTGTCACCGTGTCAGCTGACCAGATGTTGGTCTCCAGTCGCCCTCGGACCACGGAGGACTTATTCGCTGTCATCCACAg GTCTAAGAGAAAGATGCTGGGCAGAAGAGATTCAGAGGATGACAGATATCgtacctcctcttcctcccccccgGTGACTTCCACCAACCCCCACCCTGCAGTccgaggtcagaggtcaacgcAGAGTGAAATCTTTAAGGCACTCCTGCTGAGGAAGGGAAGTCGCTCTGAGTCGTCTTCGCGGATCTCAGCTGTCGAGCGACTTCGCAGAGTCACCTCTCCGACAGGAAACCATGGCAACCAGCGCGCAACATCGCTGCCCTGCCCCCCTGACCATCACCAAGGCAAACCCATAAGTTCTCCCACATCTGGGTGCAGTCAGAGCTCCTCTGCCATGTTGGGTTTGAGACAAAGAGATCTGAGCCATaatcacctcctctcctcctcctcctcccctttcttcttcctctcctcctcctccatgcgTCCtcgctccctgactcctccctGCTCAGGCAGCCGGCGCTTCGCTGCTCGCTGCCGCCTCTTCGCAGCCCCCATGACAGCCATCTTTGAGGGGggcagtgaggaggaagaggaagatgacgaGGTGTTTGTGGAGTCACCAGGGAACCTTCCAGGACCCGGAGCAGAACTGAGCCGGAGGTTGGTGGAGAGCTCCTGA
- the nhsl1a gene encoding NHS-like protein 1 isoform X2 gives MDELREDAADKNSYLACNGLTQHGYGGHASSHLHQSNSAFPLSSSGLDQSGGSARRGWKDKSRKMSSASSEEDERLILNNTRPLTPLVLNPVQLTSCWDVFTPAYEPTVDVEMDGTPRLPTPEERMRQQAEAVPADIVPINITGESFDRQASFRKTFCNNDSLSRRPRKLSRRKTVTGIPGDVNRKLDSPQSSPVLPGQFSTVGRPAPLPPSCSSTPRHNGQGEVEEKELRETRREGRRIRAPKGEGISSLMASLTTSSEHRPRLATNSSLESESSSNGAPYRTLSASSSCSQDPPGFPSDLQPLLPFDPTARVVPQSPTSSSSSFPPSPVTPSIPISPRQWSYPSNKRLNEDPPSHYLSTSSMADSESQFSYQPLEEQTSSQQDTQCSYGGDGWSCQALSPSCSVTQETGSVCGDGWSCDHLLSSGRSSPALPDNLSLCSEKTASSPSLNRDKRKSSTSSSCSRSISLRKSKRPPPPPLRSDSLRRPPGRSKSTRSSCSPHPEHSAVLEQAHQQTQTFHDPWVPRGDTRRHQSGLNCGTVTTFEPINLDCQVAASADPPPSSDLHQRPTHPPDSPPGSPGSEEEVLRFTLPPQPASPSVAGLQRLASPSSGYSSQSNTPIPGTPVSSPLTPSSPLTANPEAFLLPPTSPMSSSHLPTFPPSPAVSISSLPWTRSRGEGRPKPLVPERKSSLFSSLSSSFSSTSSLSSCTSSDSSAKHHLPPPPPPPESCLSPPVFSSSICESPPFSPSFSKLSTAPPSPPSSLPPPPPPPPPLPPSSLFTSPPPPPSFRPPPPPYSYAVRQSLHHAVGSTVSSANFPPPELSPPSPPTDPTDLPPPPPLPPPPILAKSPNHCVGMTTPPSPLVTPQALQSVKLRPIRNQEELLNSIVVANATSVDATQSKAETQLADANQPREAANPVGPDVGPDVGPDVGPDVGPDVGPDVGPDVGPDGWTKTGSNPIQPGGKSNYNNLLNKRTINNKESAHTVPSSANQRSAGTQVTPEDVQSSDREITASNQVFRPDGAKKNYINTNIHPLLFQQDQVRETVLADAKLTEQKHGDIKDVCGGGWSYWSLSENKEDVETNSRTKQSPDALKPRSPMKPVLPQKPDICILALMGSPEAGQGPGGSKSRGHIPSPSSGLNSQSQISSDPSLTTAADITTPSPGSSPRREKPPILKKPDLSLTSPRRTKPALTSKDTAVQPEGPPGTCGASGASGIMESSALGTLHIYGTCGPQRIMGTTQSWSTNAAPYSITGTINTLEDWGPSGKWATSATSGLQGDKTFHRRMMRSSLAEEEEEDQKEKLEERRMKTMMMMMTATSKKKDKARKRRKRRPGRQLLLMSSTMAPSPSSSSSSSSSYSSSSGDERDILKDSERARLMKLNEETSDSDSSCTLIGQSRFSLSSALSTDSLRGELPLPDLLIQEAEDEEVTEEEEGRSPDADLFVTVSADQMLVSSRPRTTEDLFAVIHRSKRKMLGRRDSEDDRYRTSSSSPPVTSTNPHPAVRGQRSTQSEIFKALLLRKGSRSESSSRISAVERLRRVTSPTGNHGNQRATSLPCPPDHHQGKPISSPTSGCSQSSSAMLGLRQRDLSHNHLLSSSSSPFFFLSSSSMRPRSLTPPCSGSRRFAARCRLFAAPMTAIFEGGSEEEEEDDEVFVESPGNLPGPGAELSRRLVESS, from the exons ATGGACGAGCTCAGAGAGGACGCAGCAGATAAAAACTCTTATTTGG cGTGTAACGGGCTGACTCAGCATGGCTACGGTGGACACGCCAGCTCTCACCTCCACCAATCAAACTCCGCcttccctctgtcctcctctggcCTGGACCAATCAGGGGGCAGCGCACGCAGAGGGTGGAAGGACAAAAGCCGTAAGATG TCGTCAGCTTCTTCAGAAGAAGATGAGAGGCTCATCCTGAACAACACACGACCTCTGACCCCGCTGGTCCTGAACCCGGTCCAGCTCACCTCCTGCTGGGACGTCTTCACCCCTGCGTATGAGCCAACGGTGGACGTGGAGATGGACGGCACCCCCCGGCTTCCTACCCcagaggagaggatgaggcAGCAGGCGGAGGCAGTTCCTGCTGATATCGTCCCAATCAACATAACAG GTGAGAGTTTTGATCGTCAGGCCAGTTTTCGAAAAACATTTTGCAACAATGACTCCCTGTCCCGCCGCCCCCGAAAACTGAGTCGCCGCAAGACGGTTACCGGGATTCCTGGTGATGTCAACAGGAAGCTGG ACTCGCCTCAGTCCTCTCCAGTTCTGCCAGGGCAGTTCTCCACTGTTGGTCGACCCGCCCCGCTGCcgccctcctgctcctccacccCCCGACACAACGGACAGGGTgaagtggaggagaaggagctgaGAGAGACCAGGAGGGAGGGGCGGAGGATCCGAGCTCCAAAAGGGGAGGGGATTTCCAGCCTCATGGCCTCGCTGACCACCTCCTCTGAGCACCGCCCACGCCTGGCGACCAACTCCTCCCTGGAGTCTGAGTCCAGCTCTAATGGCGCTCCCTACAGGACGCTAAGcgcctcctcttcctgctcccaG GATCCACCGGGTTTCCCCAGTGACCTCCAGCCGCTGCTGCCCTTTGACCCCACAGCCAGAGTCGTCCCACAGTCTCctacctcctcctcttcttcttttcctccctctcctgtcaCCCCCTCCATCCCCATCTCCCCCAGGCAGTGGTCTTACCCCAGCAATAAGCGTCTCAATGAGGACCCCCCCTCCCACTACCTCTCCACGTCCTCCATGGCAGACTCAGAGTCTCAGTTCAGTTACCAGCCTCTGGAGGAGCAGACGTCCTCCCAGCAGGACACCCAGTGCTCCTACGGTGGGGACGGATGGAGCTGCCAGGCCCTCTCCCCCAGCTGCAGCGTCACCCAGGAGACGGGCAGTGTTTGTGGGGACGGTTGGAGCTGCgaccacctcctctcctccggACGCTCTTCTCCAGCTCTTCCTGACAACCTCTCCCTGTGTTCGGAGAAGACGGCGTCCTCTCCCTCATTAAACCGGGACAAAAGGAAGTCCagcacttcctcctcctgctcccgcAGCATCTCCCTCCGTAAGTCCAAGCGCCCGCCTCCACCGCCGCTCCGCTCTGACTCTCTGAGGCGCCCGCCGGGTCGCAGTAAATCCACCCGTTCCTCCTGCAGCCCTCATCCGGAACACAGTGCCGTCCTGGAGCAGGCCCACCAGCAGACCCAGACCTTCCATGACCCCTGGGTCCCCCGAGGTGACACCAGAAGACACCAGAGTGGGCTCAACTGTGGGACGGTCACGACCTTTGAACCAATAAACCTGGACTGCCAGGTGGCAGCCTCTGCTGACCCTCCTCCTTCCAGTGACCTCCACCAGAGGCCCACACACCCCCCTGACTCCCCCCCTGGATCTCCAGGCTCAGAGGAAGAGGTCCTGAGGTTCACTCTGCCCCCCCAGCCAGCCTCCCCCTCTGTGGCTGGGCTGCAGCGTCTCGCCTCCCCCTCCAGTGGATACTCCAGTCAGTCCAACACCCCCATTCCTGGCACTCCTGTGTCttcccccctcaccccctcctcccctctcaccGCAAACCCCGAAGCCTTCTTGCTCCCCCCAACCTCCCCCATGTCCTCGTCACACTTGCCTACCTTCCCGCCGTCCCCCGCCGTCTCcatttcctccctcccctgGACAAGGTCTCGGGGTGAAGGGAGGCCGAAGCCACTGGTGCCAGAGAGGAAGTCCTCGCTcttctcctccctgtcctcctcgttctcctccacttcctccctctcctcctgcaCTTCTTCAGACTCCTCTGCCAaacatcatcttcctcctcctcctcctcctccagaatCCTGTCTTTCCCCTCccgtcttctcctcctccatctgtgagtctcctcccttttctccttctttctccaAACTCTCTActgctcctccttctccaccttcatctcttcctcctcctcctccccctcctcctcctctcccaccttCCTCCCTCTTCACTTCCCCTCCACCTCCGCCATCTttccgccctcctcctcccccataCTCCTACGCTGTCAGACAGAGCCTCCATCATGCGGTGGGATCCACAGTGTCATCAGCCAACTTCCCTCCTCCAGAACTTTCCCCACCGTCTCCCCCCACCGACCCCACTgaccttcctcctccaccacctctgcctcctccaccaATCCTAGCTAAGTCTCCAAACCATTGCGTTGGTATGACCACGCCCCCCAGCCCCCTGGTCACCCCCCAAGCTTTGCAGAGTGTCAAGCTCCGCCCCATCAGGAACCAGGAAGAACTGCTCAATAGCATCGTGGTGGCTAATGCTACATCTGTTGATGCCACACAAAGCAAAGCTGAAACTCAACTGGCTGATGCTAACCAACCGAGGGAAGCCGCTAATCCTGTCGGCCCAGATGTCGGCCCAGATGTCGGCCCAGATGTCGGCCCAGATGTCGGCCCAGATGTCGGCCCAGATGTCGGCCCAGATGTCGGCCCAGATGGGTGGACCAAGACGGGATCTAATCCGATACAGCCTGGAGGAAAATCAAATTACAACAACCTGTTAAACAAGAGGACCATAAACAATAAAGAGTCAGCTCACACTGTTCccagctcagccaatcagagaagtGCTGGGACTCAGGTGACCCCTGAAGATGTCCAGTCCAGCGACAGAGAGATCACAGCGAGCAATCAAGTATTTCGTCCTGATGGTGCGAAGAAAAActacatcaacacaaacatccacCCTCTTCTCTTCCAGCAAGACCAGGTCAGAGAGACAGTGTTAGCGGATGCTAAGCTAACGGAGCAGAAACATGGAGACATCAAAGAtgtttgtggtggtggttggtcGTACTGGAGCctgtcagaaaacaaagaggacgtggagacaaacagcagaacCAAACAGAGTCCTGACGCCTTAAAGCCCAGAAGCCCGATGAAGCCAGTCCTGCCACAGAAGCCGGACATTTGCATCCTGGCCCTCATGGGATCTCCTGAGGCTGGACAAGGACCAGGCGGGTCGAAGAGCAGAGGACACATCCCATCACCCTCCTCTGGGCtcaacagccaatcacagatcTCCTCTGATCCCTCACTaacaacagctgctgacatCACCACGCCCTCACCTGGCTCCTCCCCTCGTAGGGAGAAACCACCAATTCTGAAGAAGCCAGATCTGTCCCTGACCTCGCCCAGAAGAACGAAACCGGCACTCACATCTAAAGATACAGCGGTGCAGCCTGAGGGCCCCCCAGGGACCTGTGGGGCCTCAGGAGCTTCAGGCATCATGGAGTCCAGCGCCTTAGGGACCCTTCACATCTACGGGACCTGTGGCCCCCAAAGAATTATGGGTACCACACAGTCCTGGAGCACTAACGCAGCGCCGTACAGCATCACTGGGACCATAAACACGTTGGAGGACTGGGGGCCCTCAGGAAAGTGGGCCACCTCAGCGACCTCTGGACTTCAAGGTGACAAGACGTTTCATAGGAGGATGATGAGGTCATCGCTggctgaagaagaagaggaagatcaGAAGGAGAAGCTGGAAGAGAGAAGGATGAAgaccatgatgatgatgatgacagctACCtcaaagaagaaagacaaagccagaaagaggaggaagaggaggccgGGGAGGCAACTGCTTCTGATGTCATCAACAATGGCGCCATCCCCCTCttcgtcgtcgtcgtcatcgtcatcataCTCCTCCTCGTCCGGAGATGAGCGAGACATTTTGAAAGACAGCGAGAGAGCGAGATTGATGAAACTGAATGAAGAGACCAGCGACTCTGACAGCTCCTGCACTCTGATTGGCCAGAGCAGGTTCTCCCTCAGCAGCGCACTGTCCACTGACAGCCTGCGGGGGGAGCTCCCGCTGCCCGACCTCCTCATACAGGAAGCAGAGGACGAGGAggtgacggaggaggaggagggacgatCTCCAGACG CTGATCTGTTTGTCACCGTGTCAGCTGACCAGATGTTGGTCTCCAGTCGCCCTCGGACCACGGAGGACTTATTCGCTGTCATCCACAg GTCTAAGAGAAAGATGCTGGGCAGAAGAGATTCAGAGGATGACAGATATCgtacctcctcttcctcccccccgGTGACTTCCACCAACCCCCACCCTGCAGTccgaggtcagaggtcaacgcAGAGTGAAATCTTTAAGGCACTCCTGCTGAGGAAGGGAAGTCGCTCTGAGTCGTCTTCGCGGATCTCAGCTGTCGAGCGACTTCGCAGAGTCACCTCTCCGACAGGAAACCATGGCAACCAGCGCGCAACATCGCTGCCCTGCCCCCCTGACCATCACCAAGGCAAACCCATAAGTTCTCCCACATCTGGGTGCAGTCAGAGCTCCTCTGCCATGTTGGGTTTGAGACAAAGAGATCTGAGCCATaatcacctcctctcctcctcctcctcccctttcttcttcctctcctcctcctccatgcgTCCtcgctccctgactcctccctGCTCAGGCAGCCGGCGCTTCGCTGCTCGCTGCCGCCTCTTCGCAGCCCCCATGACAGCCATCTTTGAGGGGggcagtgaggaggaagaggaagatgacgaGGTGTTTGTGGAGTCACCAGGGAACCTTCCAGGACCCGGAGCAGAACTGAGCCGGAGGTTGGTGGAGAGCTCCTGA